ACCACCCACAGTTCCTTGGGCTCCAGCAGCAGTTTCCAGCCCTGGCCTGGTGTTCACAGGGCCTTGTTGGGCGCCATCTTGCGGAAGTAGATGGCTTCGAAGCTGCCCACCATGGCGATGACTTTCAGGTCCAGCAACCAGTTCTCAGCCTCGGCAGGGTCCAGACAGCCCAGCTCTAGCACCATGGGCTCCCCTGGGGGCACCTCCACTTTGAGGAAGCCCTGCCACAGGGGAGGGAGGCTGTGCCAGAGCGGGCAGGCAGGAGGTACCTCAAGTCTCCAGGGGAGCCCGCGAGTCCAGTTGGCATCTTCTAGGCCCAGGGCCAGGGGCACCGCATCCTGAGGCAACAGCTCGGTGGGCACAAAATGGAAGTGCCCAACCCCTCCGACCCCACCTGGGCAGGCGCCAGGGCCCCAGGTCCCCCATGGCCAGAGCTCCCCTCTGCAAGCTGCCCTTGACCCTGCCCCCAGCTCGGCCCCATCCCCAGGTCCCCCCACTGCTCAGGGCCTGCCTCCA
The window above is part of the Elephas maximus indicus isolate mEleMax1 chromosome 19, mEleMax1 primary haplotype, whole genome shotgun sequence genome. Proteins encoded here:
- the TEX19 gene encoding LOW QUALITY PROTEIN: testis-expressed protein 19 (The sequence of the model RefSeq protein was modified relative to this genomic sequence to represent the inferred CDS: inserted 1 base in 1 codon), coding for MCPPASMPYLWEGMSYLHKSWMYQLQHGPQLQVCFMCFKSAFLKLRELLQLEDWDSEPVEFMEAGPEQWGDLGMGPSWGQGQGQLAEGSSGHGGPGALAPAQVGSEGLGTXHFVPTELLPQDAVPLALGLEDANWTRGLPWRLEVPPACPLWHSLPPLWQGFLKVEVPPGEPMVLELGCLDPAEAENWLLDLKVIAMVGSFEAIYFRKMAPNKAL